In Longimicrobiaceae bacterium, the following are encoded in one genomic region:
- a CDS encoding ATP-binding cassette domain-containing protein, producing the protein MELKIEGVSKTYANGVQALHDVTLTIPAGMYGLLGPNGAGKSTLMRILATLQEPDRGSIHLGDLDVVREKHAVRQTLGYLPQEFGVYPKVSAEELLGHYALLKGIGGRRARREVVEALLRQTNLWEVRKQKLGGYSGGMKQRFGVALALLGNPKLMIVDEPTAGLDPAERV; encoded by the coding sequence ATGGAACTGAAGATCGAAGGCGTCTCCAAGACCTACGCCAACGGGGTGCAGGCGCTGCACGACGTGACCCTCACGATCCCGGCGGGGATGTACGGCCTTCTCGGTCCCAACGGCGCCGGCAAGTCCACGCTGATGCGCATCCTGGCCACGTTGCAGGAGCCGGATCGCGGCAGCATCCACCTGGGCGACCTCGATGTCGTCCGCGAGAAGCACGCGGTGCGGCAGACGCTGGGCTACCTGCCGCAGGAGTTCGGGGTCTACCCGAAGGTGAGCGCGGAGGAGCTGCTCGGCCACTACGCGCTGCTCAAAGGAATCGGAGGCCGCCGGGCGCGGAGGGAGGTGGTGGAGGCCCTCCTGCGGCAGACGAACCTCTGGGAGGTGCGCAAGCAGAAGCTGGGCGGGTACTCGGGTGGGATGAAACAGCGGTTCGGCGTCGCCCTGGCGCTATTGGGCAACCCGAAGCTGATGATCGTGGACGAGCCTACGGCGGGCCTGGATCCGGCCGAGCGAGTG